The following DNA comes from Vigna radiata var. radiata cultivar VC1973A chromosome 4, Vradiata_ver6, whole genome shotgun sequence.
CTAGAACCATACTCAAGCCCACATGTTATAGAGATTAAGTTTTGTATGATTCttagtttgttatttttgttctacATAGGCATTCAGTTATTCTGTTCCTCCTTTAACGGGTGATACTTGATGTATTGAACTCTTATATAAGCCTTGAACCGACATGACAGGTAgagaaaaatatcaataatgACAGGTAGagacaaatatcaataaatttcaattctGTTTTTGGAGGTTCCATACAACCCTCCTCTCCACACTTGTTATGTCTGCAAAGTTTAAACCTTGTACCCAAATAAGAAAATGGAGCACTACCAAGCCTTTCTTGAACTCAGTATGTCCTACATTGGGGTGTATCAGTAGCATggtcttttcttttatcattggGACTTGAATTTTCTGTTGTTTTCTCATGAACATTGTTCTTTCCATCATCCCAATCAGTGTTTGATGGACAAATATGACTCCCTATCCACTCTATAACATAGTCTTTACTACGTAATTTTTTTACTTCCATCTATTCTCAACTACTGGTTCAAATAGGGATTACTGCAAGCTTCTGCTTGGCATATACGGTTggaaactaaaacaaaatcttaGTAAGTGGGTTTACACCAACTCAATCTAACAAAATTGGCTTGTAAAGTGAGAAATGTACTTCACTTATGTATTATAATTCAACCTTATTCCTAGTTGATGTTAGATCTTCAACACACCCTTCATGTTGAAGAATACAAATCTCAAGCATgagattaaatatttatgagttATCTAACAGGCGTTCGATAACATCATAATAACCCCAAAGAACTTGACTGGGATAGGCTAAATGACTCTAATACCATCTTAGTAAGTGAGcttatgtttaatttagtctCACAAAACCAACTTATAAGTTGATAACTGCAtctaacttatatattataattcgaCCTTATTACTAGTCCATATGAGATCTCCAACATTCACTCATATGACAATTTCTACATTGTAACCAAAAAGGGTCACAAAAAATTGTGACCTTAATCCTCTGAGAATCTGAAGCTCATTTTGGGGCTCTCTTTGAATACGAAGACAACATGTTTAATTGCAACCAAGTTGCCATCTTTAAGTATTTGGTTGGGATCCAAGTTGCTTTTGATTAAAGAGAAGGTTTTGGAGTAAAATGATTGGTTTGGATCACTTAGATGAGGAAGGGAAAAGGAAAGGGATACTACATACAACTGAAAGTATGATACTGTTTGTACTTGGGGGATCTTtacattattgttattattaggCATTACTGATGTTGGTTGAATTGTTGAAACTTGAAGATGGGATGAGACTTGAGAGGTTTTCTTTAATGTGCTGTTATTTTGTCTCATGCCATTACTACGCCACATGCAGTTTAGGCTAGTCACATGCAGATTGCAATGGCATTAGACCCGTCTTTCATTGTAGTGTAGTTGCTATAAACAGATGATAGGTACAGTTTAGAGGTTAGAATTTGATTTAATCACTTTGCTGCTCTCAACTTAGTCTCTTTATGATAAATTGGCAAGGCAAAGTTTAGCATCTCAAGAGGGTGAAGCTTCGGTTTATGTTTTTTTGCCCAGTGAAACCCAATTCTTGTTTTCAAAAGATAATCCTGTCGAAACTTGCTAGTTTTGGAAGTTTTATAGAATGGTGATATGTTTGCCTTCTATTGCTTGTTGCTGTGCTTGCAGGCAAAGATAACTTGACAACTTTAGCAGTAGAGGCAGCTAGAAAAGCACTTGAGATGGCAAAGGTAGACTCTGATGATCTTGACCTAATATTGATGTGCACATCAACGCCAGAGGATCTTTTTGGTAGTGCTCCACAGGTAGGAGTTAAGATGTATTGTGTTGAGAATAATTCTTTACATTCTGCTGTCATCTTTATCCTTTTGCTCGTAATtcctatgtgtgtgtgtgtatacaTTGGCACATGTTAAGCGATTAGTGGCATATTTGAGCAATTATGATGCTGCAAAATTGTTACGGAAATGATTATAGCTTATTATTGTCTCGTCTCTCCAAGATTGGGtatcttcttttcatttatgGAACCTCTCCTATAATTTTATTGTCGTTACAACTTGCAGATTTCAAAACAACTTGGCTGCAAAACAAATCCATTGTCTTATGACATTACAGCTGCATGTAGTGGATTTGTGTTGGGTTTAATATCAGCTGCTTGTCACATTAGGGGTATGAATTGGTTGTTTTTGTTGGCTTAATAATTCCCAAATATGGTGAAAATAACCATTGCCCTTTATTGTGTGAATGCAGGAGGTGGATTTAATAATGTTCTAGTTATTGGAGCAGACGCTCTTTCTCGATATGTTGATTGGACTGACAGAGGGACTTGTATTCTTTTTGGGGATGCTGCTGGTGCTGTACTGTTACAGGTAATTGTATATCTTCGTGGCATTTTCGAAAGCTGTGGTAAATGTCAGTTAGAAGTTTGGATCTTGTTTATTGGTTATTACTTTAACTTTGTTGGTTATGTTTGTCTTATCTTTATTTAAGATAAAGACTAGTTTTTAgaatctttataaaatttaagaagatAAGCAAATTGTTGTCCTCATCATTGAAACAACACTTCAAAATTGCAAATacaatatttgataattttctgATTTTATTGTTGCTTTTAAGAAGGACAATGAACTGATGGTTTTTTATTCAACAAGAAGTCATTTAAAGCTAAGGGATATAAATTGATGCCTTTGCTCTGGTCCATGATTACATTGCAGGGCTGCAACACTGAAGAAGATGGTTTATTCGGTTTTGATTTGCATAGTGATGGCAATGGCCAGAGGTTTGTGCTTCTATCATTACTCAAAAgagtttttctcttcctctaAGCTATGTTATTAAGGACAAACCATTCCTTGATATAGGCACTTGAATGCTACCATCAAAGAAAACGAGTCATATAATGCATTGGATTCAAACGGTTCTGTGCTTGGCTTTCCTCCCAAGCCATCCTCATATTCATGCATTCAAATGAACGGCAAAGAGGTCTTCCGCTTTGCCGTACGATGTGTACCACAGTCAATTGAATCTGCCCTTGAAAAGGCTGGCCTGCCTGCATCTAGCATCGATTGGCTAGTTCTCCATCAGGTACGCTGAAAtgatctataaaataaaaacttaaatatgtttatatttcttGAAGTTCGATACGAAATTGGAATTTATTTCTATCTGGAAGGTTGATATATTTCAGTTCTCAAACTTCGATAAAAGTGAATCAATATAGTCTgtttatacatattatatttatttatttttaaagtttcagatcaaaatatatcacttttaaataggaacaaattataattttacgtcaaagtttagaaattaaaaagatatataactCTAAGATAAAATTGAAGGATGTTATGAATATGTTGGAGAAAGATGATGTTGCATTCGCTTGATAATAAGTGCAGGCAAACCAGAGGATCATTGATGCAGTTGCGACTCGGTTAGAACTCCCCTCAGAAAGGGTGATATCAAATTTGGCTAACTATGGAAACACAAGTGCAGCTTCCATTCCCTTGGCTTTAGATGAAGCAGTTCGAAGTGGTAAGGTTCAGGCAGGGCAGACCATCGCAACCGCCGGCTTCGGCGCCGGTCTTACTTGGGGTTCGGCCATTGTTCGTTGGTGCTGAATGCTTTTCTTTCACAGCAGACTTGCAAACAGAGAAGTTCAGTTGCAAGTGCAGCCTTCCAAAAAATGCCCCCACATTCCTACACATTTGTAGAACATGAGTTCGGGGAAATTTAGGAAAGGATAGATATCATTAacatcctttttcttttcctcatcaatttattttctcttgctgtaatattttttttctcaagtaccaaattttcttttaccGAGGCATGCATTTCTCATTCAGATTTATTTTAAACGAGGCTCACTATTTATCTTGTAAGAGTTTTTCAAACCATTTTTTCTACTTTCTATACTGTTTTTTGTGATTCCAATatcattaaatcatttttaaaaattgaatacgTTTTAATGTTTGCAACAATTGGACCACTCATCATTGACATATATCGTTATCCTcgtttaaattagaaaaaaacataaacaataagGGAATTATCAAATTACAGTGACCTATGAATGTCAGAAGGTTCCACCCATTGACATCCATCGCAGCaacaagtttaattttttaatcattttcatcAACGTAGAagctcttttctttctttattattatggAATTTCCTTAGGGATGAttggggagatgatttgggggagagtgattgagtgaatttgaggagatttaaagataattttttttttttttttgtgtttatttgagtgaaattgtagataattgagagtggatttagaagtaaaatgaGAATTGATgtatgatttgattgatgtgataattttaaaaaatttgtttagttAGTAGAAATttaagattaccaaaatatcccTAGGTATTAAagcaatataaaataatatttgttaatgttatatttaattgtaaaattgtttattaagagtaaaaaattaaaataatttttaaaaagtaattaaattaaaatttagtaaaatgaatttattttaaaatgtaatatttgcTTGTAATGATAGGGAAGTTCCAagtaatatgaatttatttgttatggaAGTGAGATTTACTAATTTTGAATTCAGTCCATAATTAAACGAAGTTATAATATTGCatgacataaaataaaaagtccgaacataataacatacaaatatatttgtaatagaTCATGATGAAGTTGCTTGGCTGAGGTATGTAAGCAATCTATTGAAACGATATTGTGGCGGCATCCCTATTAAACGTCTTGTATGAAATGGATGTGAAGATAAAAAGTCAAAGCATTGTCTGAATAAATTGTCATCTTGAATGTTCATAGGCCGTAATAAGTTATTAATTTCTTCCGAAGTTGGATTAGGTGATTGATTCCTAGCCGATAACAGTGAATGTCGACTCTCCATGGCCTGTATTTGGCGTTCAAGAGCCGCATATAATCTTATTCTTTGAGTCATTATTACTTCAAATTCATCAATTATTAGTGGATCCATCTGTTTTTTAGTTCAATAAGTtgacaataaataaaagtatgaaaagtGATGTGAAAGCAACAATTCAAAAATAGGTAATATAAGAAATCAATCACATAAGTCAAGTACaggaaaaaaatcatataatacaCTGACGTAATAGTAAGCAACTTAATCATCTAAATGGTGAAGAATTAAGTTAACATTTTGATTCAGATGAGCAAATTATCGGTTCATGTCGAGAGATAGGTTTGCCAAGTTATCTTCAATACGCTGAACCTGCACCTGCATTTGTTCCATACCCTGCATTCTATGTTGCAAGTCTTGTACCCCGTCCCACATTTGAGTCATCATATTAGGATTTGAAAGATGCGGAGGAGGTTGCAGATGGTTGTCATGATGGTGAggtttctcttcttcatcatcatcgcCGACATCATGTTGCCAAACACCGTTGACATTAACAATATTCAACctcttcaaataattaattgaaaaatgatgtCTGGTCCCAATATGAGTCCTGGAATCAGCATCAACATGTACTCCACAATATTGCATGATTTGGGTGATAAGGACACCATATGGTAGGGGTGTGTCACGGGCCTTGCATTTAAGCATATGCTGCATGATGTGATGAGGCCAATTGATAGCTATATTAAGCACATATATCATAAAGATACTCTCTTGCAATAACCTTGCAAAATTTCCAGGTTGTGGAGTCAACATGTGCACAATAACATAATGCAGAAGTCTATCTTAATATTCAAAGAACCAACTGTTTTAACACGTCTTGCATTTCTGTTCTAGCCATATTAGCTAATGCTATTTCCCGATCATAGGGAAAGTCGTCTAGGATAGTTGAATAACACAACTTTTGACCCTCATACTTCATATTAGAAATATTCAACCAATCGACAAGTTTCAATCTGATTCTTCTCTTGTTGACCTCACTGAGCAAATATCCATTTGAAGAAATCTTTAGATTTGAATAGAAAACTTTGACCAAATCTGGATAGAAGGCTCCCTGCAATGTCAGAAATTCAACCACTCCTTGAAATAGAAGATGACGTTGAAAATATAAGCTTGATCCGGCAAATGATtcgaaattcattattttaggaATGAAAATATTCCTTGTGTAGAAATCAACTGCATAGTTTTCCATCTGATGGTTATGACTGAAGAAACGACGTTGATCTAATTGTTCTGCAAGAAATGGTCTGACATAGGCTGCATCTTCTGCCTCATTTAGGGTTTCTTTTCCCTTACGACTTTTTCTAGGCCTTTTGGTTGATGATGAGGCCATTTCAcaatttcttcaacaaaacaattaatgaaaacaataaCAACGTAAATGATaacaaattattgaatattaaaaataacaacaagCAAAGACAAACCATTAGATCATAACCATAACCATAACTTCAAAAATGAAGATGGATGAAAATCAAGAAGTCATAATTACATTATAGGGAAATCTCATAATATAATACTAATACAAAACACATCCTAACAGTCACCACCCGAGATCATTTTACATAATTCATTCCACCGCTTATGTGGTGGAAGTCCCATCAACCTCTTTGTACATGTAGGGTTTCCACATAAGAAGTCATAACATTGCTCGACCAAGTTCTCATCAGCAATGTTCATAGCACTCAACATTTCATAAATGTCGCCCTCTGTGTATGTGTACGCTAAGGTGCGACGGAGTATTTAATTTCTATCTTCCATTGCTAAGACTTGACGCATGACTGCGTTAGAAATTACACCAAAGTGAACATTTGTGGAGCCAAGGACATTTGTGAAACCATCCAGGCTGGTCGTCAACTTATCAAATTGAGCATCTATCACATCTACCATAGGTGCCTTTCTTTTGGAACCTCATGACAATGAAGTTCCTCCGGATGGAAAGAATGACATAGATTGAGTCTGACCTAGACTATACTTATCCACAGATGAAGGAGGTGATGGTGGAGTTGGGTATATATACTCTTAATAGATAGGCTCTTCAGGAATGTACTCCATATTTTGATTCAAATAAACCTGTACACGAGGCTCAACCTGTTGTCGATCCGCAACCCATAACTCCACCATTAAATCGTAGTGTCTGATGCTGTTAAATCTCCACTTAACTGCACTTGGCCTTGACTGAAACAACATACATAAAACAGATAGCGGTTgaacttatgtattttaaaaatccaCCAAATCTGAATATTTAACAAATACCTGAATGAGGTCAGCCCACACTTCGTCCTCAGCTTCAAATCTCATACTTACGACGTTCCAGGAAAATCCACTCAATCCGCCAAAGAGGTCATGAACCTCAAGCCATCTGTCTTTCAATACCTTTTGACAATTTTTAACATTACTTTTACTAACATTAACATAACCACAACTATGAAGGTATTGAACCATGTTATTATAGGCTTAGGTTTCCTAACTGCCATCAATCCTATTACCCAAACGAGTCTCCTCGATCATAGAATGCAAAAACCTAGCATCCATGTTCTCAGTCCATTTAATGAACTCTCTTGTACCTAGATATGAAGAGATGCAATAACCTAGATAAACATATTGGATAACTTATTGTAGAGAAATCAGGGATTTGTTTACTGGTATTACGTAGTGTGATATCACAAAACCATTGGGTGTTAAGTTTAAATATGAAGTTAGTTTGAGCACCAACAGTCAAGGTGTTGAGCGTCACCTGTGATCGTTAGACGCTCATTTGACAGTGAATTCCAATGGTCTGGGGCGTTAGGTGTTAACCTAGAATTGCAAGATGCTTACTTAACAATGAGCTTTAGAGAGATTGGCACTAGGCGCTTTAAGCCTTGTGCTATGCACCTCCTAGAATTTAATTCCAAGGGTGCCAGGGAGTTCCCATTGAGTGCCATCCTATGTAATGGAcgaattttcatattttagctTTTATGATGTTGCTTATTTGTTGATCAATTAATAATGGATGGtttatatgtgaaaaaaaaaggatgctTAGTATGTAGAATAtagtttgatatatttaaaaaatgtattggGGAATGATATGAATAATGTGGAATGAGAAGGTAATGATTTTTAGGGTGAGAATATTATATTACGTGTGGTGATGGATGAAGTGTATTGATTTTAAAGTTGAAGTGAGACTGTCATAATTCTACTAATATTAGACTCAAAGAGAAAGATTTAGTTGTGAGAGTCACATGTTCTTATATGTAATTTTGGAATAGATCAAATCTTACAGAAATAGGAGTTATCATGTCATACTCTTTGATAAGGGATGTAACCCAATCATAATATAGCTATAATCCCTAAGAGATATGGTGAGTGGTGAGTTATGACAAATTCAAAGTCTCATATTCTACCAAATACACTCGTAATTCAAAAGTCAAGtcaaatgtatatttttatgtgAAAGAGCCATGATGACATTTGGATGTATCAAGACATTGATGATTGGGTATAGTATATGCCATGGACAAATGTGTATGTCTATTTAAACTTTAGTGTTTAAAAATAGTAGtatgttctaaatttctagctCATCCTATTATACATTATGTTGTAATTTATCTATATGTTTTCATTGTATATTATCGATGAGCAAATGATAGTAAGTAAAAGAGAtgagaaaaagtaaaacatttgAAGGTTGACAAAGAGTAGTTGTTACTTTGGTATATAAATTTTTCTACTGTATATAAGTCCTCGTAGTTgataaaagattaatatattttgaaattttaatttgttttttatttgaagacGATAATATGACTTATATACTGAAgtttcactagtgcaaaaacgctgtttaacgttacccattagacgtcggttcgtgAAAAACCAacgtctattactgcacggtggcattatcgtaaatatattggaaaactagacgtcagtttcgctgttaggcgacgtctatgacatcatagacgtcgcacctgccaaCTATCCGatgtccaattgcctgaggtatgtgataagacagtcaattcGACGTCGGCTAGGAAAAGGCACTGATGTTcaagtcactgacaggaaatcaaacgtcaaccggttcagctttagacgtcgcacagacgtcggatcccctgaaaacccgacgtcgactgggctacaattaatgctgttcacctaattcccaggcgcttagacgtcacatagtccagcggcgacgtctaaggcctgtctggaaggcgggaagataaaatttctttaatttagatGTCGGCtgggaggggcaccgacgtgaaacACCTGAAACACCGACGTAGAATAGATGTCgaatcccctgaaacaccgacgtctatagacgtcggtttctggagcaaccgacgcctcatttcattttaaatagaccgcagactcttATCGCCATTCAATTTCTGATCgtgtcttcatctcttctcctttttctctgcttctcctcttcttttactcgcttgcgcacctctactttttatctcttgcggcattgcattgtggtTTCTCATAATGTcgttgtcttcgtcctctcctttttggtgcgtggttttttttttatgctttaccgtttaaactttctttagttttttatcgattatcttgtcgttcaactgattaaaatttggctttctttgtgttgtgttttagtgcagttttgatcatttatttgggtaacatagtgtaacattctccctttgctggtttcctcacaagaagagtggcgatcttttgagttttctatggcttgtcgacccaaaatggaacttgggtccttgtctagttctcgtctcaccgtaatttttttcttttgcggttgaataatgggaagtagtcatggacccagg
Coding sequences within:
- the LOC106759425 gene encoding 3-oxoacyl-[acyl-carrier-protein] synthase 3 A, chloroplastic yields the protein MANASGFFTPSVPHFRVRVRPLATAIGFSAKVVCVGNIEGAENRATSKSSIPRLVSKGCKLVGCGSAVPALEISNDDLSQIVDTSDEWISVRTGIRRRRVLSGKDNLTTLAVEAARKALEMAKVDSDDLDLILMCTSTPEDLFGSAPQISKQLGCKTNPLSYDITAACSGFVLGLISAACHIRGGGFNNVLVIGADALSRYVDWTDRGTCILFGDAAGAVLLQGCNTEEDGLFGFDLHSDGNGQRHLNATIKENESYNALDSNGSVLGFPPKPSSYSCIQMNGKEVFRFAVRCVPQSIESALEKAGLPASSIDWLVLHQANQRIIDAVATRLELPSERVISNLANYGNTSAASIPLALDEAVRSGKVQAGQTIATAGFGAGLTWGSAIVRWC